In the Salvia splendens isolate huo1 chromosome 16, SspV2, whole genome shotgun sequence genome, catcaaaataaattcatttgcTATATTAACTTAATATCCTCTTATTCTTTAACTTTCTAATATACAACTGCAGTGGACTGATTTCTCATTAATGTTCTATATTCATTCAAAAGGCTTTAGAGTCTTAATCTAACATTCCTAAATACCTCATGAAGTCTATTTTACAATGAAACAAGATTCATTCAAAAATTCCTAGTGGTTTGAGAGATATTCTTGTTTTCCCACAGACTACAAAAATCATACCATTCCGGGAAGCAgtttttaaacaatttttataaatggtaTTTGTACTCTTTAATTCCTCATAAAATTTAGAGAACAACTAAACACCTTAtagttaatttagaaattatgGAATCAAGTTTTCATCGACCTTAAGTGCCCTGAATAATTCGGATAACAGATACCAAAATATGACAAAGTACCAGAAATTCTGACAGTTCGTAGCCGTATTGTTATAACAATTTATACACCTAGTAAACGAACTTTTAAATTCTCCATAAAATGCAGGAATCCTCTAGACTTATTATAGTTATTATAGAAATTGTTAGACCAAAGTTTTATCATATCTACACATGCTTAATAATTCGAACTAGGAGGCGGCAGAACAGAGGATTTTGATTCTCATCAAGATTTTATCTCACTTCATATTTATTCATCttttaaatattcatttcaTCTATTGTGGACATATAACACTCAAAATCATATACCTAAGGTATGTTTTCAGTTCCATTAGCAATTCAAACaaatatttcataacttcaaaatcaAGGATCAACACATGCTTTAAGGAGTCTAAAAGTAACATGTTCAACACTAATAGATCGATAATTTTAAACGAAAGCTCCATCTCCTTATCCAACCAAGGAGGTCCGATTCATACAGCCAACACAACACATTCATTACTAAATTTCAAGTGATAAAAATAGGCTAGAAAGATAGCCACACCTTGATAATCCCTCGTTGGTGCATTTAGCTCTTCGATTCACCGTAAAATGACGATAATATGGAAGAAAGGAGCTTCTTCTTCACCCTATGGTAGTGCACGAAATTTTTGAGGATGGAAGGTGATCAATAGTGACTTATTTTAAGCTATTTATCATGCAtttctttcatttatttattattttgaataatattCTTCCAAGTGGCACATTTTAAACCCTTAAAAATTATCTAGAAATTTCTACACTTTTAAGACATGTTGGAGGTCAAAATATTCATCCAACAATGTGAAAAAAATCGTCAACTCCAAAATATTTCTTTGCTAGGCTAAAATTGATCCCAACTCCTATTATTGCATATCCTTTATttcaattatgtttttttaacaaatttaattatttattttaataaaatgaataaattttttattactccatttgtacctgaatttagttcaaatatagataataaaaaaatttatttataaggAATCAAACAATTAAATAGTGCAAGAGATGGGATAAATAAGGGACAAAATCGTGGGTATTGGTATTTGGATATTACACGATAGACTTGGTATTTCGTATGCTCGCTAGTTTATTTTTGTAATCAGGTGGTGGCCTGCCTTcactcccaaaaaaaaaaaaggccAATGAATAGTATAGTTTCAAAGGATGACTAAAGGACGTGAGGTGTTGATACCCTTCCACCCAATTTCAGTATATAATGAAGAAATTGGACTCTGGAAAAATGAAACTAAATGTTGATTTTGAGTTGAAGAAGCGAACTGAAATAAGAGAAACTCCAGGGTACCTTGACCAATAGAAAACACCAAATACTTGCTGAAACTATTTATTTGTTCAGATAATTCGAAATGAATGTCACACACTGCTTTCAAGCACACACAGGAATCTCTTTTGAATGTCATTATAATCCAAAATCCActtctcctttcctttcctTACCGCTTGTATTTTGTACACCTTATAACTCACCTATATAAAGATTCAAATCatagaaatggaaaagagttACTATAAATATAAGGAAACACCCAATCAGCCAACAAATAGGTCATTATTACCTGTACGAGTCCGCCTCCCCTCATCACTGTCATTGTCTTCTGCTCAAATTCAGAACTGTCCTTTGTTTGTCCTGAGCTATGCTCCCCAGAAATCGTAGAAGAACTTGCTTTAGTAACTCCAGCTCCAGGACTAACGTCGTTCCCTGATTCAGCTTTCGCCTCAGCAGCTGGAGAATGGGAATTCTTATCTCCCTTTGAACATTCTACGAGCGCTGATGCATTGCATGGAGGGGTGATGCTTGGATTAGCCATTTGGGGTTTCTCCTCAACGTGTTCACTATCCGGGAGCTTCACAATTTCTCTTTGCATTGCTAGGAGCCCATTTCTCTTATTCATTTCTTGATAATCAGAGATACCATGCTCTATTGGAACGTTCTCACCGATATCAACTGTTCTATTGGAAAGTGTGGCTACATTTGAAACCTTGTTTGCCTTAGTACACTCCGACGTTTGGGGGCCCACACCAGTTATTGGAGGGCAAGGTCTTAGATATTGCTTAGTTTTTGTAGATGACTGTACCCGCATGACTTGGgtttatttcatgaaacaaaaatccgaagttttgtcacactttacccATTTCTATAACCTTGTCCAAACTCAATTTCACAAAACTATTCAGGTTcttcggtcagataatgggggggagttTGTTAACTCAAACATGAAACAATTCTTCCAAAACAAAGGCCTTATACACCAAACCTCTTGTGCTCATACTCCCGAACAAAACGGTATAGCTGAAAGGAAAAATCGATCTCTCCTTGAAATGACTCGTTCTATGCTTATAGAGTCAAAAGCCCCGAAGCACTTCTAgccagaagccattgccacctcaGCCTACCTCCTAAACCGATTGCCCACAAGTATACTCAAACACCAAACTCCCTTACAAGTCCTGTCCAGCCTCACAAAAATCCCTCCACCATTGACTCTTGAACCTCGCGCCTTCGGATGCTCCgtttttgtccacattcctaaacatgagAGAACTAAATTATCACCATGTGCTATTAAATGTGTTTTTGTaggatatggggtaaatcaaAAGGGGTACAGGTGTTTTGATCCAAAGTCCAACCGTATGTTCGTtacaatgaactgcaactttcttgaaactgaGTATTTCTTTACCCATCTTactggtcagggggagagtaatgtTAGGGATAAAAATGATACAGACCCGCTAAGCTGGATCTCAATGCCAATGCCAATACCAAGCAATCCCGAAGCAGACCTAACAGAGAAAGCAGTAAGCAATTCCGCTGAACAAGTCTCTGATGTGGTAGAGTTTATTGTGCAAGGTGACATCGTCTCTGATATTTCTCCGTTAAGGTTATCCAATGTAAGTAATCATGTGGATACAGCTAATTGTTTGGCTAACACTGTGAGTGCAGAAGAGATAGAAAAATCAATTAGGGCTGTAGAAAGGGGAATTGAGGAAGTCGAAGTCGAAGAAATTGACCCTGATACTGGGAGATACATACTTCCACCAAGGCCaaacagaggagttccacccAAAAGATATACACCAGAAAAGATTGACAGAAAAAAGCGCTACTCTATTGTGAACCTAGCCAAAGGTCATTtatcagagatggctcgggctttTGAAGATGcactatatgaagaagaagaaataccaCAATCATATGAAGAAGCTATGAAGCACAAACAAtggagggaagcaatgaagaaagagattgatgcaTTACTTCGAAATcacacatgggagaaatgtgtCCTACCAAGAGGAAAGCGACCAGTCGgttgtcgatgggtcttcactatcaaacgaAGATCTGATGGCtcgatagaaaggtacaaggcacgaCTTGTAGCGAAGGGttatactcagacatatggagtaGATTATTCTGAGACATTCTCTTCAGTTGCCAAGATAAACACTATTCGAGTATTGCTATCTATTGCTGCTAATAGGGACTGGCCATTACACCAGTTcgatgtgacgaatgccttcttgcatggtgagTTGAAGAAAGAAGAGGAAGTGTATATGGAGGCACCTCCGGGGTTTGCAACAGATTTTAAAGCAGACGAATGATGTCGTTTGAGAAAGACCTTGTATGGTTTGAAACAATCCCCAAGAGTGTGGTTTGGGAAGTTTGCTGGGGCAATGGTTAGCTATGGATATACACAGAGCAATTTAGATCATACTCTATTTTTGAAGAAGCGAGGTGATAAGATAacatgtttaatcatatatgttgatgatatgattattattatagGTGACGACTTAGAAGAGATTGAGGACCTGAAGAAGAATCTAtttcaggaatttgagatgaaggacctgGGGAATCTCAAGTATTTTCTTGGGattgaagtgctaaggtcaaccaaaggaatttttctgCGACAGAGGAAGTATATCTTAGATATCCTAGCAGAAACTGGTCTACTGGAATGTAAACCGGCAGACACTCCTATGGCAGTTAATCATGGATTACAAATCAGAGAAGAAGCCGAGTTAACTGATCGTAGTCGGTATCAGCGACTAGTCGAAAAACTCATATATTTCTCGCACATGAATGATTTTTATGCATGATGCATGTTTTTGGGTGTATTATATGTTAAACTATTTTGAATCATGTAGTTGACGGATGCATGCTAGATCTTCGGCTTTCCGGTTGGGAATTCTTGCTTGATTTttcttgatctttgaagcttaggatgaatggaatttgtgcatgaatctatttgaaaaagcatgttgtgattacatccgatttcttgagttgaggagagtatgaaaattacatgtcttgtggaaattattttggattgatttgctaTATCGAGTTGCGTGCTTGCATTCATTTGTGTCAAtgatttgggaggataaggcactaggatgaactccatggccaaatgatcacatgcctaatCCTGTACATGATCCCCTAaaagccactttgagcttaattccctatcgtttgtgtaaacacttagccaatcacttagccacttaaataagcctcattttagcctcatcaatagaccttgctactatttgggtgctaaaaacAAGTTTGAGGTTTGGTGATTTGAAtttgagtgttgggtggtgaattgtaaagTGTAGACTTTCTTAGACTTGATGAAATGCATagatgaaaagaatgaagttcttataaggaaaagacgacctccaaatttgcaaaagtcgagatcttatcttaaaaaaaataaaaataaaatttgtgaaataaagTTAGAGCTTCTATTTGTTGCAATATGAAATCTTGTCTAGAATCATCTCAAGTTTAGGGGAGTGAGAATTTGGTtgtaatattttgttgttttatttttggaaggaagttgtaggaaGGAAGAaattggcactcaaatgtgtagctttTGAGCTCACTACCTATATTTATCTTACctcatccctagccccattacaaccttgaattaagaccttggaccttattgttgatgcttaaataacttggtagagttaatgaagtttgatttgaaatccgcgagtctatgtggtaagtaatgcttgacgagtcaatgatgacggtttgagttgtatgatcacatgtttggacttactttgaaatgcactttgacttgaagttctaggttgataagtgatggttcatgagagtgggaaatcctaattggaattgttgggggtttagacTTTGTCATTCACGTCCCTACTTGATTCTTTGTGATGAAAACATTTTGTGAGTTAAAATTTGTTGAGTTAAAATACGgagtaaaatattaattaatgcatCAATTTACCTACGTGAATTAATTTGAGTCAAAATCAATTTACATGCGAACTATTGTAATCACAaatatggatttagataaaaCTTATCAGTACATCTTGATCAAAGACTCATTAAAAaccaaataaaatgaattttagtTGAACATAGTGAAGATTAATTTCCATGCAACCTTCTATTTTAGTAACAAATAACGTTCAGAACAAACATTCTTCAATTCTTCAGTACAATTATGGTTTTAGATAAACAAAACTGACCCAAATCGAAAATTATAAACAATAGAATtgaaagaaagaaaatcaaGATATCTTGAAAAAAGAAACCTGAGCAAGAGCGTGATGATGGTCGATACGGTCGCTTGGACGGAGTTGGTGCGCGGCGATGGTTGACGGCAGTGTAATGGTGCTCGTGGAGGGTGGAAGGCTGCGGCGGAAATGGAGGTCGACGGCGGTGTGCGCGTGGAGGGTGGAAGGCGGAGATGAAGATCGAATCGATCGTTGAAGTAAGGTGGTGTTCGCGGCAATGGTTGATAACCGCTTCTTGATTTAAAAGCTATAAATACTTAATAGGCTATGTCAAAAGCCCATTTGAGCCCATGTGAAAAACCCATTTCACGCAATATAAGTTTTATTCCACACAcctaaataattattttattagccTTATTgcatttcaaaaaataaagaaaatcacCGAGATCCTTGGCTTGTTCATTTATAGGGGCAGGAAGGTGATCGACATTCCTCACTTCTCGCTACTCAAATACAATTTTCTTGGTCTACATCAGTTCCTCTCTCATTCATTACAGTTTCCTCTTGTTTTCAAGGggtaatattttgattttttttgaattctTTTTTCTCTGGTGAATCTGAGCCGTAAGATGTAAGTTTTCTGAGATCTTATTTGCTAGATCTGCTTCACGGTTCtgactttttgttgttttttgttgTTGAGAATTCAATgcgtttgttttgttgtgtttaatTGCAGATCTAAATCGTATAATTTAGTTTAGGTGTTGGTTTAAGTTCGTGTGTGCTGATCAGTAATcgattatattttatttgattggaTTTTGAAAGTTTAGCTAttgattttgttgtttgattGGGGGATAGTTAGCTAGCTTAATCATGCTTAATTACTTCCTGATATGGAAATGCCATGCGTTTAATTATCCAGACTAGTCTTTTTTTCTACATTGGGGGAAAAATGATGATTTTTGGTGAGTTTCTGTgaaaattgtttgtttttattagaTCCTGAAAGTTTTGAGTTAGGATTTGTTATTTGATTTGGGGATGGTTAGTTAACTTACTCATGCTTAATTGCTTCCTGCTATGGAAATGCTTTGCATTTAATTGTCGACTAGGTTTTGTTTTTTAGGTTGGGGGAAAAACAGATGATGTTTGGTGATTTCTGCAGAAATTGGTTCTTTTTATATTAGATTTTGAGATGGAAAAACTTGATGTTGATAGTTTGCTTTTTAGTCTGAGGATGAAGCGAACATTTAAGTTTCAGGGTTGATTCTGATATTTATGCACAAATTTGTTGCAGAATCCCCAGGTGAAAATGTCGACGTACACGCCCAAGAATATCCTTGTTACTGGGGCTGCCGGATTCATTGCATCACATGTTGCGAATAGGCTAGTTCGGAACTACCCTGAGTATAAGATCATTGTTCTTGACAAACTTGATTACTGTTCCAATCTGAAAAACCTGTTGCCATCCAACTCTTCTCCCAACTTCAAGTTTGTTAAGGGAGACATCGGTAGTGCTGACCTCGTGAACTACCTTCTCATCACTGAGAACATTGATACCATTATGCACTTTGCTGCCCAGACTCATGTTGATAATTCATTTGGCAACAGCTTCGAGTTCACCAAGAACAACATCTATGGCACCCATGTCCTGTTGGAGGCTTGCAAGGTGACTGGAAGTCAGATCAGGAGGTTTATCCATGTTAGCACTGACGAGGTCTATGGGGAGACGGATGAGGATGCTGTTGTTGGCAACCATGAGGCATCACAGCTGCTCCCCATGAATCCTTACTCAGCCACGAAGGCAGGGGCAGAGATGCTTGTCATGGCCTATGGTAGATCTTATGGATTGCCTGTGATCACAACCCGTGGGAACAATGTTTATGGTCCGAATCAGTTCCCCGAGAAGTTAATTCCCAAGTTTATCCTCTTGGCCATGAGAGGACAGACGCTTCCTATCCATGGCGATGGCTCTAATGTGCCGAGTTATCTTTACTGCGAGGATGTTGCAAAGGCATTTGAAGTGGTTCTCCACAAGGGAGAAGTCGGCCACGTGTACAACATTGGGACGAAGAAGGAAAGAAGGGTCATCGATGTTGCTCAAGATCTATGCAAGCTGTTTAACATGGATGCTGATAAGAGCATTGAGTTTGTGGAGAATAGGCCTTTCAATGATCAGAGGTATTTCCTTGATGATGAGAAGATGAAGAATATCGGTTGGGCCGAGAGGACCACTTGGGAAGAAGGGTTGAGGAAGACGATGGAGTGGTACATTAGCAACCCCGACTGGTGGCGTGATGTCTCTGGTGCTCTGATACCTCACCCTAGAATGTTGATGATGCCCGGTGGCGCGGAGAGAGTGTCTGAGCAGTCTGAATCGGGATTGTCTGGTAACGATAACAAGCCTAAGTTGTTGGTCCCGGATGCCAAAAACAGCGCCTCGCCTAAGTTCTTAATCTACGCCACGCCACgccacggaggaagtggacggacgatGAGAACGTTGCGCTGTCGAAGGCGTGGGTGTCGGTTTGCGATGTTCCTCTGGTTGCGAACAACCataggatcgtcaacatgtgggctAAGATTGCAGCCTACAGGAGGAACTGCCCGCATGGGAAGGTATACACCGGGGATGAGTGCCGGAAGGGATGGGAACGCATCGCGGTtggccgattttcgggcttgtacgccaacgccctccgcatacAGACTAGTGTGCAGACTGAGGAGGACGGCCGGAGGATAGCGGAGAGAGCATTCCCCGTGCCGGGGACTTATAAGGatttcacctactggaactccTATCTGGTGGTGCTGaaggactccgagaagttccgggcgGGGGTCGACGCTGGgtggccgaagaagcagaagCTGAACTATTCCggcgattacagcggcagcagcggcggttcctaCGACCTCTCCCCGGATGCTTAGGAtttcccgtcccctccatcgtttgCTCGctgcactcgcccggttggccaaaggcAGGCGCAACGGGCAGCGAGGGGAGTCTCCCCCCCTATCgccccaggaggtccagtcggcaacCCTCCACCCGAGCTCAGCTTCTTCTCGCGCCAAAAAATGCGGGAGCAGATGTACAAGGTCTTCCAAGAATGGAGGGCCGCAACTGACCCCAtggagaagaggtttcttcactcgatgctcgagagtatgcgggtcgatttggatgccgcgAGGGCACAGTTGGGAagctcagacgcgggctcagatgccccGGGTAGCGGCGACAACGGCAGCGAGGACGGCGGCGACGAGGAGTAGAGAGAGCCGGGGCTCGTCTGTGGAAGCctggtttttttttattatgtaattttttttaattaatgtacctttttttatttaaatgaaattaatgaattttcccatatatgtctcgtaaatttaattccgtaatttagtgtaaatttaattccataaatttagttgtttttgaattttttttattgctgcTAGCCTTAGGCTAGCTTATTTGCTTAAAATGATGATGTTGCGTGTGGAATTGTAGTCTATCTGTCTGTATGCAGACGCCCTCCCTCACCTCACCTCACCTCACCTCACATCCTGCCAAACTACACACACATCGACACTTGTGCTCACCCGCTTTCTACAATTACCAACCTCATGCGCAAAAGCAATTCACCACCGCCCTCGCCCCCGCACCATCTTCTCTCTCCCGATAAACCCCACCTCTTCATCAAAAATCTAACACCACCGCCTCTGTTGATTTTTCTGCTGCTGGTTCCCGAGCAATGAAGATTCAGTGCAGCGTCTGCGAGGCGGCGGAGGCGAAGGTGCTCTGCTGCGCCGATGAGGCGGCGATGTGCGCCGACTGCGATCAGAAGGTGCACGCCGCCAATAGGCTCTCTGGCAAGCATCAGAGGGTTCCTCTCTCTGCTTCTTCGTCGAAGATGCCCAAGTGTGATGTGTGCCAGGTAAATTGATCGCGATGCTTTCAGATCTCAGTTTTCTGCATTCAATTGTTTGATGTTTGGTTTGTTTGAAGCTATGAAGAAAACCTGATCTAACGGGGATTGAATTGAATTACTTAATCGTATATGCTATTGTTTTCGATGGAAAGCATGTATGTTATATGGATTATATTTCTGTAATGAAGCATGTTTGTAATCAGTGTTGTAATGTAAGGTAAAACTCAAAATCTTGTAATTCCATATTTGTGAAATGACAGTTCCCATCTGTTgtatattttcattattttcatgttgaaatcTTGCAGAATAATCTAATAGAttggttgcaaaatcagaataaaataGTTTAGTAATTTCCATACAAATTTTAATGTTGATATACAAAACTAGAATTTCCTATCCCAAATTACATACTCTTGTAACTATAAGTAACTATATATTGCTTGCATATTTTTCTAACTTTcgaagagggctcgaactcggcacctcatgcaataatgtctaagctctttGACGCTaagacaaaggctctggacaatTACATTTCCTATCTCAAATTACATATCTTGCTCTGttctatttagaaaattagACGAAGTGTCCATTGTAGACTATAAAATGTACTCCTAGTATCTCATTATTTAATTTCGTCATTAAagtgtaaataaaaaattggccACAAAAGTGCATTTGCTGCTACTTATTTTATGGGGCTAACAACATTAGATTTCATCATTCATTAAATCCAAAATGTTGTATATCTTTGAATGTAGTCTCACCCCACCCACCCTAACCCCTAAGCATATAAATTAATAGCTACTTTCATGATGGTTAGGCCAACTCCAATTTAGTActtatcaattaattaaatttttacttACAATAAATTAATGATATAAGACCGATCACATCCAGAAACCAACTCGTAAAGTCAGATACAGTAAAGAAGTTTATCGATGGCATTAGAAAGTATAGTTGCATCGATTTAGTCTTATAATCATGGAGTCTCGTATCCCACTCGAGTGCATTAGTTAAATCTTATTAATTGTTATCATAAATTAGGATTCATTAATCCAGTTATGCCTTATATTTCATTTCTTCACATTTAATATGTCACTTTTAAATGACAATTTTTTAATTAGATAGGGTTGGTCATTTcggaattagggtttatagGTTTTTAAGCATCACTTTTTAGTAGTATACGTACTACTATGTAACAGAAAATAACACACGTGTTGATGTAacacaaattttataaaaagttgggTAGCATACAATGGCATACACATATGCAAGCATGTAGGGATTTAATTTCTCACCAAAccaattaaatttttatattagtatacATCGTCGAATTTTAGTTGTGCAATAATTCTAACATCAcaacaaaaaatagaaaaattattaCTAGAAATTTGATATTCTAAACTTGAAATTTAGAATGTATAGCTCCTATCAACATAAAATCTATGTCTCACCTCTATCAAGATATTGTATTTTGATACATTAAGTAAATGCATAATATGTAGgatatgaataaaaaaaaactaagactAATAATGGTCCATTAGATTAAAAATAGATGGTGTGGATCTAAGTTTCTCCGTGTCCATTATATACACGCGAATAAGTCATTGAAGGATGAAATGGTCCGACTGGAAAttataaatatacatatataattagaAAACACATAGTACTTGCAAATTACTAAACACACTTAAACATAGTATTTTTTGACATTATATAATTGCATTTAAAACATTATGTACATTAACTTAAGAGTATCATAACAATGCAATGAAGATCATTATAATGTAGGTCGTTATAAATATGTacaaattacattttttttttcaaatttcttaGATCCAACGGCTAGGATTTGGTCTATGTTAGCATATAAGTGAGCGTTTTCGGTTTAACATGcccctataaata is a window encoding:
- the LOC121772405 gene encoding trifunctional UDP-glucose 4,6-dehydratase/UDP-4-keto-6-deoxy-D-glucose 3,5-epimerase/UDP-4-keto-L-rhamnose-reductase RHM1-like; the protein is MSTYTPKNILVTGAAGFIASHVANRLVRNYPEYKIIVLDKLDYCSNLKNLLPSNSSPNFKFVKGDIGSADLVNYLLITENIDTIMHFAAQTHVDNSFGNSFEFTKNNIYGTHVLLEACKVTGSQIRRFIHVSTDEVYGETDEDAVVGNHEASQLLPMNPYSATKAGAEMLVMAYGRSYGLPVITTRGNNVYGPNQFPEKLIPKFILLAMRGQTLPIHGDGSNVPSYLYCEDVAKAFEVVLHKGEVGHVYNIGTKKERRVIDVAQDLCKLFNMDADKSIEFVENRPFNDQRYFLDDEKMKNIGWAERTTWEEGLRKTMEWYISNPDWWRDVSGALIPHPRMLMMPGGAERVSEQSESGLSGNDNKPKLLVPDAKNSASPKFLIYATPRHGGSGRTMRTLRCRRRGCRFAMFLWLRTTIGSSTCGLRLQPTGGTARMGRYTPGMSAGRDGNASRLADFRACTPTPSAYRLVCRLRRTAGG